A segment of the Methylomonas paludis genome:
CTATTGCTGACATAAAACAGACCATAAATAAGTTTCGTAATCAATTGAATGACTTAGCGTCCAATGTAGAAACCTGGTGGCTATGGGTCATGGAAATTCTAGCCGGTCTTTCGGTGGATGAGGCAACGCACTACTGGCTGATTCATGCCCTGTTACCAACGGTGTACTGGCATCAGCAACTGCTCAAAACCCAAAACCCCAGGCAAAGGGAAAAATACCGTCAGGCTTGGCAGCAAGCCGCGCAGCATTTACAGACTGATGCTTTCACAGCAACCCTGTCGGAAAGCGAATTGCAACGCTGGTTGGAATGGGCAGAGTGGATGGCGCGGAACTTTCATCGCAGTTCTTCCGCCGTCGAGGGGCGTAATGGTTATCTGTCGCAGATGTATCACAATGGCCGTGGCTTGACCGAAAAACGCCTGAGGGCATTGACAGTGATTCATAACTACGGACTCAAACGGACTGATGGAACAACAGCGGCAATGCGCTTGTTTGGTCAAACGTTTCCTGATTTGTTTTTATGGTTGGTTGCTGAAATGGGCGAGCTTCCGCTGCCAAGAAAGGGGCGGGAGCGGACTATTCATAACCCATTGTTTTTGAAAACTGTCCCGGCTTAAGTTGGAAGCCGAGTTAGTAAAACATTCATCCAATCAAGCAATAGGCTTACCGTTTTGCCATAATTCATATTCGCTAATATCAATATCTTCATTCCAAACAACAGCGTAACCAGTCGGGTCAATTTTACAGGTCTTAAAAAATACCGGATTTTGCAATGGTGCAAACATTTCATTTTTCAGTAACTTAGCTACGTCATATTCCCTTTTTTCCTGATTGTCGAATTCAACCAGTAACATGTAAGGGGGTTTGGTAGAAACTGTCGATATTTTTGGATATTTCATTATCTTCTACTTTAAGGCTGGAAGTTTATTAAATTCCTGTTTTTCCCACATGGCTAACAGCTCAGTTTGGTATAAAGTCGCCCATTCCAAAACTAATTTTCTTGCCCTATCCGGCAAATCACCTTCGAACATTTCCAGACAGTTTATATCAAACAAACTATTGAATTCACCGTAAACAGCATGAAAATGCAGCAGATGCTACTTAGTCAGTTTTTCACTGCGAATCAAATCCTGATAAAGTAAAGCAAGATATCCCAGAATCCGCACAGCCATAAAATGATCAATACTGGATTGAAACTCCAGCAGCAGATAAACATACAGCTAGTCATCCCCACAGCGGATGCGCCAAATCAAATCATCTTCGCGATCACGTTAATCATCGGTAAGGCATGACAACAGGATATGCTCTGTTAAGCATCAATCAGGCAAATGTCAGCGCCAGAAAACCATGCTTGGCGTTCTGGCCTGACGGCTTAACTTTACAGCGTTTTATACAAAGCAATCGCTTTGTTCAATTCTTCGGTCGATTTAGCCACATCGCCTCTTTTTGACAGAATTTGGCCTTGAATGATTTCGGCGTTGGCTTCTTTGAGTAATTTGGCGTCGCCTGTCAGTTGCTCGGACAAGGCCCGTGCTGCTTTCAAATGGATTTGAGCATTGTTAAAATCACTTTTGCTGATTTCGACTAAGGCTTTTTCAATATGACCGATGGTTTCGGTAACGTTAGCTTCTGCGGCGCCAGCAATAGTGCTGGTAAAAGCTAAAACGATAACCGCAATCATGCTTAAGGTAGTTTTTTTAATGGAATTCATGATGTTGAAACAATCCTTGGATTTAGTAGATATGAGTTGTGGAAACAAAAGCCTCCGCAGACATCATATACGCATTATCAAATCACCATCGGTATTTCGTACTTGGCTACTCAGGAATAGCTAAATTTTAATCGGTGTAGCGGCTGCAGACTTTAAAATCAGCCTACCCAACACTATATTAAGCTTGCACTTTTCGCCCTTGCGATTAGGCATTACCGGGAATTTATTCTGACTATTTCTATGCAAGCTTTGGCCTTTGTGGATTTGGAAACCACTGGGGCTTCCAGTACTAAAGTACCGTATCACGGAAATTGGCATCGTGCTGGTGGATGAGACCGGGGTGCGTGAATGGAGCCGGTTAGTCCAACCCCAAACCCGGATTCCACTGTTT
Coding sequences within it:
- a CDS encoding DUF2442 domain-containing protein, producing the protein MKYPKISTVSTKPPYMLLVEFDNQEKREYDVAKLLKNEMFAPLQNPVFFKTCKIDPTGYAVVWNEDIDISEYELWQNGKPIA
- a CDS encoding DUF4160 domain-containing protein codes for the protein MLHFHAVYGEFNSLFDINCLEMFEGDLPDRARKLVLEWATLYQTELLAMWEKQEFNKLPALK
- a CDS encoding Rpn family recombination-promoting nuclease/putative transposase, whose translation is MYVYLLLEFQSSIDHFMAVRILGYLALLYQDLIRSEKLTK